GCAAGAGGGCTTCATAGGGTGTATATTTCCATCCGGGAGCTGGTAATGTCTGCCGGTCGCTCCCAGTGAACCATCAGGCTCTTTGCCTGGGAGTATCATGCTATTAGGAGTTCCAAAATGgtaatgttcttttcttcatttatcagCTAGATTATTTCTGTAAAGGGAAAGGTGCCTCACCTACTCCTGAGAGACCAAGTAGTTCAATTCATACAGGGAAAGTGGgattcctccttttccttcttttccggTTTTCATGAATTGATTACTTAACATCCTCCAGCAGTAATGAACTAATCTTTAGTTTTTTTAGGATCACCATGAAATCATGGGTTTAAATGTCGTTGATGTGTCTCACTCTATTGCAGCTGGATCGAGCCTTATTGatcctttttgtgtctggcttatttcactgagcataatgtccaCAAGGTTGTAGTATATGCcgggatttccttcctttttaagactgaataaggCACTCCCTAAATTGGATTTTCGTAAAAGATTATAATTGTCTTCGTTTTGCTTCCAAGTAGGTATGCCATAAGTGTAAGAAAAAAACCTTTGGTTTTGAGAACTTTCTAGATTTTGGAATTGTGGGAAAGGAACTTTCTGTGAAGGGTTAGACCATGATTTTTTTAGCCAGACCTCTGTTGGTGGTCACTGGGGCTCGCATGGTGCTATTGCCTGCCACACCCTGGCGAATCACTTTGTGTACACAACATTTTGCTCTTGAAGGGTAAATTTGcagaagtgggatttattctatgTGCCTGGGCAGGATTTTAGCTGCCCAGGGTGAGGCAGGAtcaaatgtgcattttatttatttatttaatttaatttttatttttaaaatttctgttaatgtttacttacttttgagagagagagagagagagagcgagagcatgcgtGGGAACGtgataagcgggggaggggcagagagaaagagggagacacagaatccgaagcaggctccggactctgagctgtcagcacagagcccgatgcggggctcgaactcacaaactgggagatcatgacctgagccgaagtcggacacttaacccaccgagccacccaggcaccccttgtttatttattttaaatgcttatatgtttttgagagagggagagagagacagagtgtgtgtgcgtgtatacggggaggggcagagagagagtgggacagaggatccaaagcgggctccatgctgacagcagagagccccatgcagggctcgaacccataaaccatgagatcatgacctgagccaaaagttggatgcccaactgactgagccacccaggtgccccaaacgtgtattttaaaaagttccctCTGGCCATTGTATCAACAGCCTGGGGGATTATGTGGGAGTCAGCAAGACCCAAGGAGGGACATCTAGGGTCCAGCTTGTCCCCAGTAGGAAGTGAGGGCTTTCCCAGTGatgtgctgctgcttcttttttttaagcaagtttttttttttaagtttatttatttattttgagagagagagagtaagggaggggcagagagagagagaaagagagaatcccaagcaggttcctcactgccactgcagagcccaatgtggggcttgatctcatgaactgtgagatcatgacctgagctgaaaccaagagtctgatgcttaaccagctgagccacccagacgtcccccaGTGATGGTGTTTCTTTCTCACCCCCCAGGTTCCGACATTATCATGCAACTGGATGATGTGGTCAGCAGCACTGTGACAGGGCCACGCGTGGAGGAGGCCatgtacaggtgtgtgtgtgtgtgtgtgtgtgtgtgtgtgtgtgtgtgtgtccgtatGTGCATGTACCGGGAGGGGATCATAGCCCTGGAGCCTTGTCTCTTCACCCTAGGGCTCATGACTGGGTCCCTCTTCCAGGTCAATCCGCTGGCTGGACCGGTGCATTGCAGCCCATCAGCGGCCAGACAAGCAGAACCTCTTTGCCATCATCCAGGGCGGGCTGGACGAGGATCTCCGGGCCACCTGCCTTGAAGGTAGAGCCACGTGCCGGTAGCCGGTAGATCCAGGGCTTGTCCATCACCGAGGGCCCCACCCCCGGGCCTGGCACGTGATGGCACTGACGGGGGTTGTTAATGGGCGGAAGGGATAGCTGAAGCAAAGGCACGGAGGCAGACATGGCAGGAGAATGTTTGCAGAATAATGGTGATTTCAAAAGCTAGCAATTTCATACTGTTCACCAGACGCTATGCCACGTGCTGGTCACAGACTGACCCATTTGGTTTTCGTAACCGTCCTGTAAGGTGGGAACTACCAGGTTCCCGTggttacaaaagaggaaactgaagcacagagctgTTAAGTCACTTACCCCAGCCACCCGGCTTGGATGTTGCAGAGGTAGGATTTGGCCCTAGGTCTTGGGCTCTGGAACCTGCAACATTAACCGAGACACCGTGCTGCTTCCTCCTCAGGGTCAGGAGCGGTGCCTAGGGCATTCTGCTGTTAGTGGGGGTACTGGGGAGCCATGGAGGGCCGTTGAGTGGGAGTGTGACAGGAAGCAAGGGGCATCATGGAGAAATTCAGGAAGCAGAAGGCCCGTGAGGAGGTTGGAGTATCTGCCCAAGGGAAGAGTGCCAGTAAGGTCCATGTGAGGTCTGTGGCCGTGGAGACAAAAGGGGGCCAGAGATGGGGACTCAAAGGCAATAAAGTTTCATGGGCAAGGCTCTGGGTCCTGGCGTTTAGCTGGCTGGATCCACACCTCTGATCTGCTGCCTCATGGCTGCGCACCCTCGGGCAAGTGGCTCGGCCTCCGTAAAATGGGCACATCCTCCCAGTGTCAAGAGGTCAAAGTGAGGTCAAATGGGAAAGTGTGTTCAAAGCGTTGTGCCTGCACCTGACATCAGGATGTTTGTTGTAAAGACTGTCTTTGTCGTCATCCCTTTCGTCCTCAAACTGCGCCCAGTTCTGTGTCTAGTAAGTCTTTTGAACGGAGACCCCCTCCCCGGTCAGAGatacatttctgtatttctttctttttttttttttttaatgtttatttgcgtattattaaaacatttctttttaatgtttatttttgagagagagggagagagcacacaagcgagggggggaggggcagagagagggggagacaagacacagaatccgaacgggctccaggctctgagctttcagcacagagccggacgtggggctcgaacccacgaaccgtgagagcccgacctgagctgaaggcagacgcttaactgaccgagccactcaggcgccctaatttgcttattttgagagagaaagagagagagcatgagtgtgccGAGCAggggaagatcagagagagagagagagagacacccacccaagcaggctccatgctgagctcggagcccgacgcggggatccgTCCCGtgactgggagatcacgacctgagcccatgtgaagagtcagacgcttaaccaactgaaccacccaggcggcccggAGATACATTTCATGTCACAGCTCAGTATGTGTGGACATAGAAGAAAGCAGAAACCAAGGCTTCATGAACCGTTACCCTAATGCGTGAAACACTTTCTGGTATCGTGTGTTCTCTCATTCAAGAAAACCCTACCACTCTGGCCTTGCCCCGTCAAGTTCATTTCTTGGCCACCTGCAGGTCGCCGGGCACCGCCCTGACGGTGCTTCTCATTGTGCTCCAAGGCTTAGCTGCACCAGCACCACCCGGCTTGTCCCCCACGACCGCGTCAGAGTCCGCGGTGAGGTGGGGCCCGGGAGGCCACATTTGAACAACCCGTCCCCAGTGGACTCTGCCGTTCATTCCAGCTTTAAAACCTGATGCTCGGACCGGGTCCGTTTCGTCGATGCCGTGGCCTCCCCTGGTCGAACGATACAACTGGGGCCCAAGGCACGCCTGGGCTTTGAGGCCGcacctgggttcaagtccagcTTCTGCCATGTCTGGTCTGGGGTGGCAAGCCCCGAACACCTCAACGGCAGCGTAGAGCTGCAGCCTCTTCTCTGCAATTCTGGAGCCTAACGACCCACTTCTAAAACACGACACCACCCAGGAATTTGCAACGAGCTCATTTGGTGGCCAGACCAGACCTATGTGGTCATTCACCCCTGTTGTTGGGAGTCCTCTGTGTGTTTTGTGGCAGGACCCTCAGAGGATTTGAGGACAGGCCGTCGCCCGGCAGATAAGATGTGCACCGTTCTAAGATCTGGACAATTCTCAGCTTTGAAACACATCTGGCTTCCTCTTAGGTTTCAGCTAAGGGAGCACAGGCTGTGGGCCTCCCCTGAGGACTGAAGGAGGGGATCTCACATGCAGCGGGGACTCGACAAGTGGTAGCTGAGGTCACCAGCAGCCCTCAGACCGACagacagactctctctctctctctctctctcaatccctgaGAGATTGTGGAGGTCCGGGCAGGGTCTGCCCTGGGGTCgcagaggaggaggcagactTTCTTTTGCCTGGTGGCCCCTCACCTTGCCCTGTACCCCCAGAGATGACCAAGAGGGACGTGCCGGGCTTCGCCATCGGGGGCCTGAGTGGGGGCGAGAGCAAGGGCCAGTTCTGGAGGATGGTGGCTCTGAGCACCTCAAGGCTGCCTAAGGACAAGCCACGATACCTGATGGGGGTCGGGtatgtggaggagaggggagcgAGCCCTACCTGTGGGGAGCGGGTTCCTGCCTGGGACGGTATTGGTGGAATGACCCAGCCCTGCCTGTTGGGGGGACTCATGGGTGGGGACTTGGCTTTCCTCTGGGGGTGGTTCAGAGGGAATGTGGCCCTGTCCCCGGGGAGTCTGAGTGTACGTGTGGGGGGAGCGCTGGGTGTGTGACCAGGGTGTGAggttctctgctccctcccccgtGGCCCTCCCCCCAGCTATGCCACTGATCTGGTGGTCTGCGTGGCTCTCGGATGTGACATGTTCGACTGCGTCTTCCCCACCCGGACGGCGGTGAGgccctgggcagggggcagaTGGGGGCGGACCTGGGGGGGttaaggtgggggtggggccggtgAGGATGAAGACCTGGTTGATCCactccctgtccccccccccaccccccccgccccccacagcgCTTTGGCTCTGCCTTGGTGCCCACCGGGAACCTGCAGCTGAAGAAGAAACAGTATGAGAAAGACTTCCGGCCCATAGACCCCGAGTGTGCCTGTCCCACCTGCCAGAAGTAGGGGAAGAggggggcccgggggcggggggagggtgcggAGGTGTGCAGGACCCTGCGTCACTCGGCCCTGACCTCCTGTCCGCAGGCACAGCCGGGCCTTCCTGCACGCACTGCTCCACAGCGACAACACCGCTGCCCTGCACCACCTCACCGTCCACAATATCGCCTACCAGGTGGGCCTGTGACCAGGGCGGGCCAGGcgcagggtggtggtgggagggttCTGGgcgcccccccacctcctcccctcccgggCTGACGCTGGCACCTACCCCCTGCAGCTGCGGCTGATGAGCGCTGTGCGTGCCAGCATCGTGGAGAAGCGCTTCCCTGACTTCGTGCAGGACTTCATGGGCACCATGTATGGGGACCCCACCCTCTGTCCTGCCTGGGCCACCGAAGCCCTGGCCTCTGTAGGAATCACACTGCGTTGATCTGGTTCcggcgagggagggagggaatgggagGTATtgagggattttttaaaattattattctaatttaGAGTGTATCTGTGCCTTCTCGGGGAGGTGACCTGTCTAggacctcttcctcctctgagtgTCATTGTGGCCAATGTCCCCCCGCCCCGCTTCCTGTTGATGATAATAATAAGTAATCATAGCAGCTGCTGATACCTGGGAACCACCTGGCACAGCCCAGCATGTAGCATGTGCCCCAGTGTGGGAGCTGCATCCTTTTTCCTGTGGCTTTGGCCCCCCTAGTCACCCTGAGGGTGGGCACTCTTGTTCCCCGACTtattacaggtgaggaaacaggcctAGAGAGGaagcagcttgcccaaggtcaccaccGACGAAGtggcaggctggctccagagcTCATGCTTTTAGCCTTGAACATGGCTTAATTTTGCCGTCAGCAAACACAGTGATGAAGACAGTAGGTGTGATATGGCAGGGTGCTTACACTGTGCCTGGGACTGTTCTGAACGGTTGTCATGTGTGTGTTTGATTCTTGCAACTTTGTGATGCATGTATAGCTGcatcccccattttacagatgagactgaggctcagaggaatgAAGTCACTCGGCCATTATCACCTGGCAAATACAGAGGCCCATGATCTAACCTAGAGATGGCCAATTACAGAGCTGGTACTCTTAGAAGATAAGGGAGTTTTAAATTGGAAAAGTAAGACTTGTATAGGATCCACTATTCTAATAGCATAAAAGTGCAACTACTTTGGTTAGTTTGTGTATTCTTCCAGAAATTTTCCACGTGTACATATTTTTCATGAATGTGGCGTCCTTTACCTGCCgttctgtaccttttttttcctgttagtaTATTTGAAATTGTTTACACGTCAGAACATGAAGACTTCCTGTCTTTTTTTACAGCTGTCTCACAGTGTTTATTTAACCGGCTCCCGTGAATGGGTATGTAGGATGTTTCCAGGTTTCTGTCACTGCGGTCAAGGCTACCATGCCAAAACCTTGTCGGTTGACTTTTTGCCCATCTCTCTGAGACGGGGCTTTTGGGTCTTGGAGCAGGCAGATACCATTGGCTGCCTTGCCAGCCTCCTCCCCACTGTTTCTTTATTCCCCTGGTAACTGCCTCATCAGCCCACTTTCTTACCTCCATTCCATCCGACTCCTGTTTGGGCTTTGGCCAATCTATGCCCGCCCCCGGGGATCAAATCACTTCTTTTCACAAGATCCTTCCACCTATCCCCGGCTTTTTTCCCACGAGGAACAAGATTTCTAGTTCACAGAACCTCCAACACTGACTAGAAGATAATCATTTCATGGGGAGAGGATCTGTTGGGTTTCATTGTGGACTTAAAAAGATCACGATGTGCTCTAGCCAGAAAGGCAGGGGGGCAACGTTGCAGGCAGGCATGAGCCAAACCAAGCCGGGGCGTGAGCGAAAGGTATTCCCGGGAAAGGGCCCAGCATTTGCAAAAGCGTGGAGGTGGAACTTTATACGAATGAAAGTGGAGCCAACGCTACAGCGCTACCGCCTCTCTCTAGGAACCACTAACGCCAGATTCTTCAAAACGCATTGAAACGCCGCGCGAGTAGCTGGTTTGCAAGCCCGGGGCCGAGGTGCATTCTGGGACTTGTAGTTTTCTCTAGAGGCCGGAAACTCTGAAGCTACGATCATTACCGGGTCCCACCACGAGGTGTCGCTCTTCGGCGAGTACGATGGGCCTTATCCTTTACTCCAGAAGACACTAATGGACCTGCTACAACAATCATTAGAACGGGGGATTCTTTGATTGACAGGTTCTCAGTCAAAGTCAGGATTCGCAGGTCAAAGCCCGTCCTCTTTCGCTTTGTTGGCTGGAAGCACGGAGTGATATTTATATAAACCAATGGGAAATTCTTAGGGAACTAGGTGGTGTCAAGTGACAAACCAGTCTATGAATCGATCCCTAACGTCACTGGCCTGCACTGTAGACTGGCGGGTCTTCCTGCCAGTAAGACTGTTGGGTTTTCTTGCCGTTCGGAAACTCCCCGCCCCAGTAGGCCGGGCCAACATTGCCTTTTCCCGAAACACCGCCTCCTGGCCTTGACAACTCGCTGCCCGACCCTATTGGCTCTTGCACAAAAACGACAGTTCTTGAGTCCAATGAGGCCACCGCGAGGTCCCCAGGAGGAAGGATCATTCAGCCGTAGCCCTATACCTCATCTTCACTGGCTCCTGTTTACGAGTGGCAGCGCGACCGACCAATCGGGGGAAGTGTGAGGGCTTTGGGCGCAGCCCCGGGGCCCGGGCGGGAGGTCGCTCGGGTCGGGTGTCGTCTGAGAACCGGATGAGGCGGCGACTGTGAGGCCGAGCCGGGAGCGGGCGTCGCGCCGAGGCCCGGGCGGGCGGGGAGCAACGGCCGCGGACGCCGCGGGGCCGCGTCGTTAAGGGCCGGGGGCAGGCGGGGAGCGCGGGGCGCTCGGGCCGGGGCCGCCGGCGCCATGGGCAACCGCGGGATGGAAGAGCTGATCCCGCTGGTCAACAAGCTGCAGGACGCTTTCAGCTCCATCGGCCAGAGCTGCCACCTGGACCTGCCTCAGATCGCCGTGGTGGGCGGCCAGAGCGCCGGCAAGAGCTCCGTGCTCGAGAACTTCGTAGGCCGGTGAGcgagcgcggcggcggcggcggcggcggcgggcgggcggcggcctAGGGCGCGGAGGGCGGACCGGGAATGGCGCGCCCTGCGCAGCCGGCGTAACTGCGGCGCTTGCGTGCCCGCGACGGGGACGGGGACAGGGAGGCGGGCTCTGTGGGACGCCCTGGGCGGAGGGCTTCCTGCATGGGCTGCGGAGCCGGCTCAGACCCTTGGGGGCGTTTCGCCgacgggggggcgggggccaggaATTGCGGTGGACCGTCGCCGACTCTCAGATCCCCAGCTTTCGTGGCTGAATTCTACCATCTGGTTGCCTGTGGGTCAGGGTTaggtcccccttctctctctgtctgtccgaAACCTGCCAGCTAGGTACCTATTGGTTCGACCCCTGCGGTCTGGCTGGCTGTTCATTTATCTGGAGCAGCCCATGCCGTCTGGTTGGCTGTCTCTGTCCTCGATAGAACTCCTTGCCACTACCATTTGGCTGTCCATCTGTCCAGTCCCTCAGGGCAGCCCCCTGCTGCCTGGCTAGCTGTCTAGGGTGACCTGTGCTGTCTGGCCGCCTGTCCGTGCCGCTCGCAGACTTAGCCATCCCTCTGTTGGGTTGCCCTGGCTGGCCTCTGCCGTCTGACTGGCTGTACCCTAGGGGACTCTGTTGTCTGGTTCTCCCAGGCTAACTCTAAACTTGGTCCCTGGCAAACGCTGGCTTCTCTCCCAAACGGATCCCTTTGTCTGTCTGTCCGGGTGTCCGTCCTTATGTTAGTCTGCCCATCAGTGCCCTGGCAGTTCCCCACTGTCTGGCCCCATCTCTGTAGtcctgggtggggtgggctgggctgggagcaTGCTGGGAACAAGGGAGCTGAAGGATGAAACTTGAACTCCCCTATCGGTTGGAAGTAGGACCCTGGGAGGGGGTACTTTCTGCAGGATTCTTTCCTGGCCCTTGTCAGGGTGCTCTTGGGGTCAGCTCCCAAGCAAAAGTCTGCAAATTGGGGGCCCTCTTTGGAGCCTGATCAGGCCTTTGGGCAGCCCTGAGAAGCCTCGGTTTGCTCATCTATCCAGTGGGCAAACTCCACTCTTTGCCCGGATTCAGGAAGCTGCTGATGAATGAGAACTGGCAGTGAGCCCTCCAGGGGTGTTtggttctttcttctcccttcccccgccTCTTGCCCTTCTGCCTCCCAGATGGGCTGTCACTTCTCCATTCTGGGAACGGCTCCATTTGTGCCTGTGGCTGCCAAATGATAACATCCCAGTCATcatcgttgttgttgttatctgCAGTAAGGGTTAATGTTCATCTcgaaggctccaggctgagttCAGTTTGTCAGCCTCTCGGATCCCACAGGGAGTGAGAGGGGTGGAGGTTCTGTTACCCCACCTTAGACACGAGCAGGAAGGCTCAGAAAAGCCTCATCCTTGGCCCAAGGGCACCAGGCTAGTGCTCAGTGgtgcccagccccaccctgcctTCCCAGAGGCCTGGAGTTTTGCTCTCAGCGGCATGAATTTCCTCCTTTGCTGCTTTGTCTCTGGCACCTTGCCTGTTGTCCACTGTGGCGGAAAGGTGTGGACCTGGGGTCAGCTGGGCCGGGGCTGAGCCTTGGGCTGGGCTGTGGGCCCCTTTGCATGGTTATTTTCCTGCCTGTCCACCCAGGCTTTACCTGGACACACAGCAAAGTTCTGTTTCATTTGCCTGGTGACCTCCTCGCACAGGTTgtctggcctctctgagcctcagtttccccccctcccccctaaaAACAGGGTGATGGTCCCTCAACTTGCCATTCTGCAGTGACCTGATTTGTTGAAAGTGCTTacttagcacggtgcctggcacacggtaggtcGGCACGGCCAGACTGTTATTCACCATGCTGGTCCCTCCCATATCAGCAGCAAACACTAATCAGAATTAAAGTGCTTTCAAGTTATGCACTGGACTGCATTTAAGCCTTCTGAGGCTGACACTGCtatggtcccattttacagagcagaCAACTGAGGCTCAGCTGAGCCCTCT
This DNA window, taken from Panthera tigris isolate Pti1 chromosome A2, P.tigris_Pti1_mat1.1, whole genome shotgun sequence, encodes the following:
- the QTRT1 gene encoding queuine tRNA-ribosyltransferase catalytic subunit 1; amino-acid sequence: MAAAVSPTSVESAPRIMKLVAECSRSRARAGELRLPHGPVATPVFMPVGTQATMKGITAEQLDALGCRICLGNTYHLGLRPGPELIQKAHGLHGFMNWPHNLLTDSGGFQMVSLVSLSEVTEEGVRFRSPYDGDESLLSPEKSVEIQNALGSDIIMQLDDVVSSTVTGPRVEEAMYRSIRWLDRCIAAHQRPDKQNLFAIIQGGLDEDLRATCLEEMTKRDVPGFAIGGLSGGESKGQFWRMVALSTSRLPKDKPRYLMGVGYATDLVVCVALGCDMFDCVFPTRTARFGSALVPTGNLQLKKKQYEKDFRPIDPECACPTCQKHSRAFLHALLHSDNTAALHHLTVHNIAYQLRLMSAVRASIVEKRFPDFVQDFMGTMYGDPTLCPAWATEALASVGITLR